The proteins below are encoded in one region of Desulfomonile tiedjei:
- a CDS encoding AHH domain-containing protein, whose protein sequence is MIETDQQRRWWFATHPEFSSSHTGQRSKHSSTEDEESGKPSPESIDAYVDEKLKHETDNVIIAMLQEMKRWAGTAGQNPESYAELGLEWPGKAQDKAEEKEEHEQGWSDGYWAIHDGKAPPDLAPTDKSPYAQGVREGAMVALDEQEAWRQKWVDPILFLLGSHPSQILGKNLTEAVRPRPSPDHDAHHIVPWRHWAAQESRDILKNWGIEMDSAANGMWLERTYHWRLSNSRQYMDTVFHMLEKANSKAEAEKILREIAHLLSTKKFPL, encoded by the coding sequence ATGATTGAAACCGACCAGCAGCGGCGCTGGTGGTTCGCCACCCATCCGGAGTTTAGTTCGAGTCACACCGGGCAACGAAGCAAACATTCCAGCACCGAGGACGAAGAGTCCGGCAAGCCTTCCCCCGAGTCCATCGATGCGTACGTGGACGAAAAGCTGAAGCACGAGACGGACAATGTGATCATAGCAATGCTGCAAGAGATGAAGCGGTGGGCCGGGACAGCCGGTCAAAATCCGGAATCGTATGCAGAATTGGGCTTGGAATGGCCCGGTAAAGCACAGGATAAAGCAGAGGAAAAAGAAGAGCATGAGCAAGGCTGGAGTGATGGATACTGGGCCATTCACGATGGCAAGGCGCCGCCTGACTTGGCCCCGACAGACAAATCTCCATACGCTCAAGGCGTCAGAGAAGGGGCCATGGTCGCTCTCGATGAACAGGAGGCTTGGCGCCAAAAATGGGTCGACCCCATTCTATTCCTGTTAGGGAGCCATCCTTCACAGATTCTTGGCAAAAACCTGACCGAGGCTGTAAGACCAAGACCCTCTCCAGACCATGATGCTCACCATATCGTACCGTGGAGGCATTGGGCAGCTCAGGAATCCAGAGACATACTTAAAAATTGGGGTATCGAGATGGATAGTGCAGCGAATGGAATGTGGCTGGAGCGTACTTATCATTGGCGACTCAGCAATAGTCGCCAGTACATGGACACAGTGTTCCACATGCTGGAAAAGGCGAACAGTAAAGCGGAGGCCGAAAAAATTCTAAGAGAGATCGCACACTTGCTGTCAACAAAGAAGTTCCCCCTTTGA
- a CDS encoding DUF2786 domain-containing protein, whose translation MTKEEVLSKVRKLFELSNSPNENEAALAASKARELLARYNLSIAELPPDDMNSALKPTEASVRVGKAVRNWVKGLLIHVAEGFDCEHIIRRRHGSDPILSFIGTPADAAVAVSTFQFLYRQLHRLLERALPRLKGDNRNWSTAALKSAYLDGAVKRIGERFREQTQAIRAVERDGCKALVLVKEQMINNYMAAAFPNIRLEYGRRRVVSAAAFEKGYCDAGTIHLRPGTANEGSERLAVTT comes from the coding sequence ATGACCAAGGAAGAGGTTCTGTCGAAGGTCAGGAAGCTCTTTGAGCTCTCCAATTCGCCCAATGAAAATGAGGCCGCCCTGGCCGCGTCAAAGGCTCGTGAGCTTCTGGCCAGGTACAACTTGAGCATTGCAGAGTTGCCGCCGGACGATATGAACAGCGCCCTCAAGCCCACCGAGGCATCTGTGCGTGTAGGCAAGGCTGTCAGGAATTGGGTGAAGGGGTTGCTGATTCATGTTGCCGAAGGATTCGATTGCGAGCACATCATCCGCAGGCGACACGGCTCCGACCCCATTTTATCGTTCATAGGCACCCCGGCTGACGCGGCGGTCGCTGTCTCGACCTTTCAGTTTCTTTACCGGCAGCTTCACCGACTCTTGGAGCGAGCCCTTCCCAGGCTCAAGGGAGACAACAGGAACTGGAGCACTGCTGCTCTGAAATCCGCCTACTTGGACGGAGCAGTCAAACGGATCGGCGAGCGGTTCCGGGAGCAAACGCAAGCCATCAGGGCCGTAGAACGCGATGGCTGTAAGGCCCTGGTCCTGGTCAAGGAACAGATGATAAACAATTACATGGCTGCCGCTTTCCCAAATATCAGATTGGAATACGGCCGAAGGAGGGTTGTGAGCGCGGCTGCTTTTGAAAAAGGATATTGCGATGCAGGTACGATTCACCTGCGACCGGGTACGGCAAACGAGGGTTCAGAGCGATTGGCCGTCACTACGTAG
- a CDS encoding RidA family protein produces the protein MGGEDRPEVEYLSSESLKGFPFSEAVRVGNILYLSGQLGLDSSRKLVPGGIAAETRQTLENIKSTLEKYGSSLDHVVKVTCMLADMSEWAKMNEIYVTYFSKHLPARSALGANGLALGARVEIECIAVLK, from the coding sequence ATGGGTGGCGAAGACAGACCGGAAGTTGAATACCTTTCCTCGGAAAGCTTGAAGGGCTTTCCGTTCTCCGAGGCGGTACGGGTGGGAAACATCCTCTACCTGTCGGGACAACTGGGATTAGACAGCTCCCGCAAGCTGGTTCCAGGTGGAATTGCTGCCGAAACACGGCAGACTCTGGAGAACATTAAATCCACTCTCGAAAAATATGGCTCCTCGCTCGACCATGTTGTCAAGGTCACTTGTATGCTGGCCGACATGAGCGAATGGGCAAAGATGAACGAGATCTATGTAACCTATTTCTCCAAGCACCTGCCTGCGCGGAGTGCCCTCGGAGCAAATGGGCTGGCGCTTGGGGCACGCGTCGAGATCGAGTGTATCGCAGTGTTGAAATGA
- a CDS encoding hydroxymethylglutaryl-CoA lyase: protein MVDKKVILQEVGPRDGLQNERRALSPEVRAKLIEKLVNSGLARIQIGSFVDARRVPQMAGTDMVWQLVGKKTGVRYSALALNKHGLESAIAASVPHVEIYVSASETHSRKNVGKSATEALLEASGMIRHALAHGLSVTAGVMCAFGCFFEGAVPVEKVAEIVAELNMAGQGSRLPEGGRQSRDSRDCAGQVEIGLADTTGMGDPDSVKRVLESLAGLIAMDRIAMHLHDTRGLGIANMKAALEMGVRRFDTSVGGLGGCPFIPGAAGNIATERVVEEVESMGFSTGVNVERIRQVAEDVVALLGRSPAP, encoded by the coding sequence ATGGTTGATAAGAAGGTCATACTCCAGGAAGTCGGCCCGAGGGACGGCTTGCAGAACGAGCGTCGCGCGCTTTCGCCTGAGGTGCGGGCGAAACTGATTGAGAAGCTTGTTAATTCGGGGCTGGCCAGGATTCAGATCGGGTCTTTTGTGGATGCTCGCCGCGTTCCCCAGATGGCGGGAACGGACATGGTCTGGCAGCTTGTGGGCAAAAAAACAGGTGTCAGGTACAGTGCATTGGCCTTGAACAAGCATGGGCTCGAAAGCGCGATAGCCGCGAGCGTTCCCCACGTGGAGATCTACGTGTCCGCGTCAGAAACCCACAGCCGGAAAAACGTGGGCAAGAGCGCCACAGAAGCGCTGCTTGAGGCCTCGGGCATGATACGGCATGCGCTGGCTCACGGCTTGAGCGTCACCGCGGGGGTAATGTGTGCGTTCGGGTGCTTTTTCGAGGGAGCAGTTCCGGTTGAAAAGGTCGCGGAGATCGTGGCCGAGCTTAATATGGCGGGGCAGGGGTCACGCCTGCCTGAAGGAGGCAGGCAATCCCGCGATTCGCGGGACTGTGCCGGACAGGTCGAGATCGGCCTTGCAGACACGACGGGAATGGGTGATCCGGATTCAGTGAAAAGGGTGTTAGAGTCTTTGGCAGGACTTATCGCGATGGATCGGATTGCCATGCATCTCCACGATACCAGGGGATTAGGCATCGCGAATATGAAGGCGGCCTTGGAGATGGGAGTACGGCGATTTGACACTTCCGTGGGCGGGCTGGGCGGTTGTCCGTTTATACCGGGTGCGGCGGGAAACATTGCCACAGAGCGCGTGGTAGAGGAAGTAGAATCTATGGGCTTCTCAACAGGAGTAAATGTGGAGAGAATCAGGCAGGTCGCAGAGGATGTGGTGGCGCTGCTCGGCAGAAGTCCCGCGCCATAA
- a CDS encoding AAA family ATPase — translation MEIVTDIPPPEECVTRIFEFSGHKVEPDVAGDLWVKILQHKWFLSERLGRDVGIKVACVDFIENSELVRDELERSTRSHLLKEMGAQMVDRSVWDTISESQPPKQIVSKRIILPLTEAELARKHGVVPPRTIIFFGPPGTGKTYFVRAIASILRWWFVEVSPSSLMADGEDRLGANLKIFMEKARELDEVVMFIDEFEEIAGSRDQASRIDKSITNEFLKQVPILKAEDKKNLLVCATNYIRHLDAALLRPGRFDCIIPVGGLDSEGRKTIFEHYLSKTNCGDVDVDKIVSQIPLFTPADIEYLFQKVTQHSFERELVKGEDYRLDTKIFLEMISQIRPTLTDEIIEEFRQDCVDYTRY, via the coding sequence ATGGAAATCGTTACGGACATTCCGCCTCCGGAAGAGTGTGTAACACGCATATTCGAATTCAGCGGGCATAAAGTGGAACCGGATGTGGCCGGAGACCTGTGGGTAAAGATCCTTCAACACAAGTGGTTTTTGTCCGAAAGGCTGGGAAGGGACGTAGGCATAAAGGTCGCTTGTGTGGATTTCATAGAAAATTCGGAATTGGTTCGAGATGAACTGGAACGATCTACCAGGAGCCATCTACTGAAAGAGATGGGGGCCCAGATGGTCGACAGGTCCGTCTGGGACACAATTTCCGAATCACAGCCCCCCAAGCAGATTGTCAGCAAGAGGATTATACTTCCGCTCACTGAGGCTGAGCTGGCTCGGAAGCACGGGGTAGTCCCTCCGAGGACGATCATCTTCTTTGGTCCTCCCGGCACGGGAAAGACCTATTTTGTGCGGGCCATAGCGAGTATTCTCCGGTGGTGGTTCGTGGAGGTCAGTCCCAGCAGCCTGATGGCCGACGGTGAAGATCGCCTGGGCGCCAACCTCAAGATATTCATGGAGAAGGCACGAGAACTGGACGAAGTGGTAATGTTTATCGATGAGTTCGAGGAAATCGCAGGGAGCCGCGATCAAGCTTCCCGGATTGATAAGTCTATCACCAACGAATTTCTCAAGCAGGTCCCAATCCTCAAAGCAGAGGATAAGAAGAACCTTCTGGTATGCGCAACGAACTACATTCGCCATCTGGACGCCGCACTTCTCAGGCCCGGGCGTTTCGATTGCATCATACCTGTGGGAGGTCTGGACAGCGAGGGCCGAAAAACCATATTCGAGCATTATCTGTCCAAAACCAACTGTGGAGACGTGGACGTGGACAAGATCGTGTCCCAAATACCTCTCTTTACTCCTGCGGATATCGAATACCTGTTCCAGAAGGTAACGCAGCACTCATTCGAACGGGAGCTGGTGAAAGGGGAAGATTACCGACTCGATACCAAGATTTTCCTGGAGATGATCTCCCAGATCCGCCCGACGCTTACCGATGAGATCATTGAGGAGTTCAGGCAGGATTGCGTGGATTACACGCGGTACTAA